Proteins from a single region of Candidatus Thermodiscus eudorianus:
- a CDS encoding NAD(P)-dependent glycerol-1-phosphate dehydrogenase, which produces MYTDNIHIIDIPKKVVVGHDILDRADVFLRMVYPRGARVHLVTGPNVYSRFYPRLRAALEGAGFELSYSIADDASVETARRVAEEAREIDADVIIGFGGGRSIDLAKFAAKESGKSFVSMPTVASHDGITSPFASLRGFEKPMSVKAKTPDLILIDVDVVASAPRRYNMAGFGDLIGKFTSVRDWRLAHKLRGEYYGEYSASLALLSARHVSAYYREIALGTRTGLRVLLEALVSSGVAMGIAGSTRPASGSEHLFAHALSMVAENKPLHGEAVGVGTILMAYLHGLAWRKIKRLLKRVGLPVTARELGVSEDEVIKALVMAARIRPERYTILGERGLTREAAEELARRTGVIERV; this is translated from the coding sequence TTGTACACGGATAACATCCACATAATAGACATCCCAAAGAAAGTGGTCGTAGGCCACGATATACTTGATAGAGCCGATGTGTTCCTTAGAATGGTTTATCCACGCGGGGCGAGAGTGCACCTGGTAACCGGGCCCAACGTCTACTCAAGGTTCTATCCCAGGCTTAGAGCGGCCCTGGAAGGAGCAGGCTTCGAGCTATCCTACTCGATTGCCGATGACGCGAGTGTGGAAACTGCTAGGAGGGTCGCTGAAGAGGCTAGAGAGATAGATGCAGATGTGATCATAGGCTTCGGCGGGGGTAGATCCATTGATCTAGCAAAGTTTGCCGCAAAGGAGTCTGGGAAGAGCTTTGTCAGCATGCCCACAGTAGCGAGCCACGACGGTATAACGAGCCCCTTCGCCAGCCTAAGAGGCTTCGAAAAGCCTATGTCGGTTAAGGCTAAGACGCCCGACTTGATCCTCATCGACGTTGATGTAGTCGCATCGGCACCGAGGAGGTATAATATGGCCGGCTTCGGCGATTTGATAGGCAAATTCACCTCGGTTAGGGACTGGAGGCTCGCCCATAAGCTTCGGGGAGAGTATTATGGAGAGTATTCGGCAAGCCTCGCACTCTTAAGCGCTCGCCATGTCAGTGCATACTACAGAGAGATAGCTCTCGGAACCCGTACAGGCCTCCGCGTCCTATTGGAAGCCCTCGTAAGTAGCGGTGTCGCTATGGGCATAGCAGGCAGTACCAGGCCAGCCAGCGGTAGCGAACACCTATTCGCCCACGCGCTTTCAATGGTAGCAGAGAACAAGCCCCTCCATGGAGAGGCCGTGGGGGTCGGAACTATACTAATGGCGTATCTACATGGGCTCGCTTGGAGGAAGATCAAGAGGCTCCTCAAGAGAGTGGGCCTGCCGGTCACAGCCCGCGAGCTGGGGGTCTCCGAGGACGAGGTTATCAAGGCGCTGGTCATGGCGGCTAGGATAAGACCTGAAAGATATACTATCCTAGGCGAGAGGGGGTTGACCCGGGAAGCAGCCGAGGAGTTAGCTAGGAGGACCGGCGTTATTGAGAGGGTTTAG
- the psmB gene encoding archaeal proteasome endopeptidase complex subunit beta, which yields MPQNEARPKAIHGTTTVGLIAGDNVVLAADKRATAGTLIASRRVKKIVKITERAAMTVSGLVADAQALADLLREEARFYYLTHGVQLSIRGLATLLSNILFSSKWFPYMVQLIVGGYDVKPRLYTLDPYGSITEDNYTATGSGSPIAYGVLEDNYREGLTVEEAIDIARKALKSAIMRDSATGDGIDVVIIGRDSYEERFIPFNG from the coding sequence ATGCCACAGAACGAGGCGCGCCCAAAGGCTATACATGGAACGACTACCGTGGGTCTAATAGCAGGAGATAATGTAGTGCTAGCGGCTGACAAACGAGCCACGGCTGGGACCCTCATAGCCAGTAGAAGGGTCAAGAAGATAGTAAAGATAACTGAGAGGGCCGCAATGACCGTCTCCGGGCTCGTAGCCGACGCGCAGGCGCTAGCCGACCTGCTGAGGGAAGAGGCACGGTTCTATTATCTCACGCATGGTGTACAATTATCTATTAGGGGGCTGGCGACGCTTCTCTCAAACATCCTATTCTCATCGAAATGGTTCCCTTACATGGTTCAACTGATAGTCGGCGGGTACGATGTAAAGCCGAGACTATATACGCTAGACCCCTATGGCAGCATAACCGAGGACAACTACACGGCCACAGGATCGGGAAGCCCTATAGCTTACGGTGTGCTTGAGGACAACTATAGAGAGGGTTTAACTGTCGAGGAGGCCATTGATATAGCGAGGAAAGCCTTGAAGTCGGCCATAATGAGGGACTCGGCGACCGGAGACGGAATAGACGTCGTCATAATAGGCAGGGACTCCTATGAAGAAAGATTTATACCCTTTAACGGGTAA
- a CDS encoding beta-CASP ribonuclease aCPSF1 — protein sequence MTTVTTRERVSGEELRRQIIFEIYKALRGAEITRIEFEGPEIAVYVKKPKYILENEKIVSEIAKKLRKRIVLRTDPGSRKSPEATKRYLLELLPKEAGISPSDIEFDERLGEVTILAENPAVIPYKSASFKNRILAETGWRPVVVRKPMLVSKTLSMIYKQSLMDAKERQRALRDTGERIFRDTLIGTRRIRIIGLGSFGEVGRSAILVDTGESKILLDAGAAPTSLGPEAFPFFDAPEFRIEDLDAVIISHAHLDHVGMLPLLFKYGYRGPVYMTAPTRDIAVLVLTDFIQLAQREGRDPPFTHKEINTMLSRTITMPYNVVTDVAPDTKLTFSNAGHILGSALVHLHIGQGLYNILYTGDLKYYRIKGDTSTRLLPPASYQFHRVETLIIESTYGATETQPRHMAEAELIDLINEAYNNKGKILIPVMAVGRGQEILVVVNRALKEGRIPEIPVYVDGMVYEVTAIYTAYVDYFARPIREAILNGENPFLSKNIEYVNSQSKRDEIVNSDEPAIILATSGMMQGGPVIDYFKSMAEDEKNILAFVSYQAPGTLGRRLLDGEREIAFQEDGRIRVTKVNMKIVRVEGFTGHATQSELQLYLRHITPKPRTIVLNHGEPTALLTLGRIIKSKWQKFGFENPPEVVIPENLEAVTLYPRNYRLHAGLQY from the coding sequence TTGACAACGGTTACTACGCGGGAGAGAGTGAGCGGAGAAGAGCTGAGGAGGCAGATAATCTTCGAGATCTACAAGGCATTGCGCGGAGCCGAGATAACAAGGATTGAGTTCGAGGGGCCCGAGATAGCTGTTTACGTGAAGAAGCCAAAGTACATCCTAGAAAACGAGAAGATAGTGAGTGAAATAGCCAAGAAGCTTAGGAAGCGGATAGTCCTGAGGACAGACCCTGGGAGTAGGAAGAGTCCAGAAGCGACGAAGAGGTATCTTCTCGAACTCCTGCCTAAGGAAGCCGGTATATCTCCTAGCGATATAGAATTCGATGAGAGGCTGGGCGAGGTAACCATACTCGCTGAGAACCCTGCCGTGATCCCCTATAAGTCGGCATCCTTCAAGAACAGGATACTCGCCGAGACGGGATGGAGGCCCGTAGTTGTAAGGAAGCCTATGTTGGTGAGTAAGACCCTATCAATGATCTATAAACAGTCCCTGATGGACGCCAAGGAGCGTCAGCGGGCGCTGCGCGACACAGGGGAACGTATCTTCAGGGACACGCTAATTGGCACAAGGAGGATCAGGATCATTGGGCTAGGCAGTTTCGGGGAGGTGGGTAGAAGCGCTATATTGGTCGATACCGGGGAGTCGAAGATCCTCCTAGACGCGGGCGCGGCGCCTACGAGCCTGGGGCCCGAGGCTTTCCCCTTCTTCGACGCGCCAGAGTTCAGGATCGAGGACCTAGACGCCGTCATCATAAGTCACGCGCACCTGGATCACGTCGGCATGCTTCCATTACTCTTCAAGTATGGTTACCGCGGGCCTGTGTACATGACTGCACCCACTAGGGATATTGCGGTTCTCGTCTTAACCGATTTCATACAGTTGGCCCAGAGAGAAGGGAGGGACCCGCCCTTCACCCACAAGGAGATAAACACCATGCTAAGTAGAACTATCACGATGCCCTACAACGTTGTAACCGATGTGGCCCCTGACACGAAACTAACATTTAGCAACGCTGGCCACATCCTGGGGAGTGCACTGGTACACCTGCACATCGGGCAGGGGCTATACAATATACTCTATACTGGAGACTTGAAATACTACAGGATCAAAGGCGATACAAGCACAAGACTTCTGCCCCCCGCCAGCTACCAGTTCCACCGAGTCGAAACCCTCATAATAGAGTCGACCTATGGAGCCACGGAGACCCAGCCCCGCCATATGGCCGAGGCGGAGCTTATTGACCTGATAAACGAAGCCTACAATAACAAGGGAAAGATACTCATACCGGTCATGGCGGTGGGGAGAGGACAGGAGATCCTGGTCGTGGTTAACAGGGCCCTCAAGGAGGGTAGGATCCCCGAGATACCCGTCTACGTTGATGGAATGGTCTATGAGGTCACAGCCATATACACTGCCTACGTCGACTACTTTGCTAGACCCATAAGGGAGGCCATACTAAACGGGGAGAACCCATTCCTCTCCAAGAACATAGAGTACGTCAACAGCCAGTCGAAACGCGACGAGATAGTGAATAGCGACGAGCCAGCGATCATACTGGCGACCAGCGGAATGATGCAAGGGGGACCCGTCATCGACTACTTCAAATCCATGGCGGAAGACGAGAAGAATATACTTGCATTCGTAAGCTACCAAGCCCCAGGAACCCTGGGAAGGAGGCTCCTAGACGGGGAGAGGGAGATCGCCTTCCAAGAAGATGGAAGGATAAGGGTTACCAAAGTCAACATGAAGATTGTAAGGGTAGAGGGGTTCACGGGCCACGCAACCCAGAGCGAGCTACAGCTCTACCTGCGCCACATAACGCCAAAGCCAAGGACTATAGTGCTTAACCATGGAGAACCCACTGCGCTCCTAACCCTGGGCAGGATAATAAAGAGTAAGTGGCAGAAGTTTGGATTCGAGAACCCGCCCGAGGTAGTCATCCCGGAGAATCTTGAAGCCGTAACATTATACCCGAGGAACTACAGGCTGCATGCAGGGCTACAATACTAG
- a CDS encoding DUF1947 domain-containing protein gives MARDKETPKPSKRYAASKKERKSIIRYLSQTLGLEASDSLIEHVEFKDILIYVVDGLPCVVEREGARFPHLLCLIQRRATGILPRVVVDRGATSAVGRGADLMIPGIRRVEGTFSKGDIVVIADEETNMPVAIGKALMASDEIEEKLRGVRKGKAIEVIHRPGDVLWRLGKAL, from the coding sequence ATGGCTAGAGATAAGGAGACCCCTAAACCCTCCAAGAGATATGCAGCCTCTAAAAAAGAGAGGAAGAGCATCATACGCTACCTCTCCCAGACTCTGGGGCTGGAGGCCAGCGACTCGCTGATAGAACATGTGGAGTTCAAGGACATCCTCATATATGTGGTCGACGGTCTTCCCTGCGTAGTGGAACGTGAAGGAGCCAGGTTCCCCCACCTACTATGCCTGATACAGAGGAGGGCCACAGGAATCCTACCAAGAGTGGTAGTAGATAGGGGGGCTACCAGCGCGGTGGGAAGGGGGGCTGACCTGATGATCCCCGGCATAAGGCGTGTAGAAGGAACCTTCTCTAAGGGCGATATAGTCGTTATAGCTGATGAGGAGACAAACATGCCTGTGGCGATCGGCAAAGCCCTAATGGCGAGTGACGAAATAGAAGAGAAGCTCAGAGGCGTTAGGAAGGGAAAGGCTATCGAAGTCATACACAGGCCGGGGGACGTACTATGGAGACTCGGTAAGGCGCTCTAG
- a CDS encoding RNA-binding protein → MSNETLRVLEDFIEGDVLVQLKGGRMLKGILEAYDNHLNVLLRQAEEIEGERTRQLGTVLVRGDNVIVISPAKP, encoded by the coding sequence ATGAGTAACGAGACCCTAAGGGTGCTTGAGGACTTCATCGAGGGCGACGTCCTGGTCCAGTTAAAGGGAGGCCGTATGCTAAAGGGGATACTAGAGGCCTACGACAACCACCTAAACGTGCTGTTGCGCCAGGCAGAGGAGATAGAAGGCGAGAGGACCAGGCAATTGGGCACCGTGCTGGTGAGGGGAGACAACGTAATAGTCATAAGCCCGGCGAAACCTTAG
- a CDS encoding 50S ribosomal protein L37e, with amino-acid sequence MGKGTASFGKHGRSKTHIVCRRCGRRSFNVTKGYCAHCGFGRSRRMRRYKWQTKKVNRVRIV; translated from the coding sequence ATGGGGAAGGGGACAGCGTCTTTTGGAAAACACGGCAGGAGTAAGACCCATATAGTATGTAGACGGTGTGGCAGGCGCTCATTCAACGTAACTAAAGGCTACTGTGCCCACTGCGGTTTCGGCAGAAGCAGGCGCATGAGAAGGTACAAATGGCAGACAAAGAAAGTGAACCGGGTCAGGATAGTCTAG
- a CDS encoding Xaa-Pro peptidase family protein, producing MEPWKGNRKKLLGLLEEKGYANLLLTTRANIIYATGMRDPTGYLLLSRDCGDILLTPLLDYHRALSQAPRELEVYAFLRGGENGVDADIPRNRLLRGSLAEVLSRLLEKCGGRTSTDAGASSHQIARILLDELKIDNIAGDIMRIRAVKSDEELELISKAVRIAEEAFAQALKLLEEGVSEAEIAGSIYREILARGGWETAFPTIVAFYANSAYPHHTPKTEKLTVEGPVLIDWGAVYMGYRSDTTRTFWWGVKTPSQFQKHLESVLDAVNAAYDVLGPGVLAGDVDNAARLALKKEGLGKYFIHGLGHGVGIEVHEEPYLRPASKTVLEPGMVVTIEPGIYLPGLYGIRIEDLVTVTKTGYKTLTSLPHLLPA from the coding sequence TTGGAACCCTGGAAGGGTAATAGAAAGAAGCTCCTAGGCCTCCTAGAGGAGAAGGGTTACGCCAATCTACTCCTGACCACAAGGGCAAACATCATATACGCCACTGGAATGAGGGACCCCACAGGCTATCTTCTCCTCTCTAGAGACTGTGGCGACATACTCTTAACACCGCTCCTAGACTATCACAGGGCCCTCAGCCAAGCGCCGAGGGAACTCGAAGTCTACGCGTTCCTACGCGGTGGAGAGAACGGTGTAGACGCCGATATACCTAGGAATAGGCTTCTTCGAGGCAGCCTGGCAGAGGTCCTATCGAGGCTCCTAGAGAAATGTGGTGGGAGAACCTCAACCGATGCCGGGGCATCTAGCCACCAGATAGCTAGGATTCTCCTTGACGAACTAAAAATAGACAATATAGCCGGGGATATAATGAGGATAAGAGCAGTTAAGAGCGATGAAGAGTTAGAGCTGATAAGCAAAGCCGTACGTATAGCGGAGGAAGCCTTCGCCCAGGCATTGAAACTCCTAGAGGAGGGCGTGAGCGAAGCCGAGATCGCCGGTTCGATTTACAGGGAAATACTTGCTAGAGGAGGCTGGGAGACCGCGTTCCCAACCATAGTGGCATTCTATGCAAACAGCGCCTACCCCCACCACACGCCGAAGACCGAAAAGCTAACGGTAGAGGGACCAGTCCTGATAGACTGGGGAGCAGTATACATGGGGTACAGGAGCGATACAACCCGGACATTCTGGTGGGGCGTGAAAACCCCCAGCCAGTTCCAGAAACACCTAGAATCCGTGCTCGACGCCGTCAATGCAGCGTATGACGTGCTAGGACCCGGCGTACTAGCTGGAGACGTGGACAACGCCGCCCGGCTTGCACTGAAGAAGGAGGGCCTCGGGAAATACTTCATCCACGGGCTAGGCCACGGTGTAGGCATAGAGGTTCACGAGGAACCCTACCTGAGGCCCGCCTCAAAGACCGTACTAGAACCTGGAATGGTTGTTACAATCGAGCCAGGAATATACCTGCCGGGCCTCTACGGGATACGGATAGAAGACCTGGTAACCGTGACGAAAACAGGATACAAAACACTCACAAGCCTACCACATCTACTGCCAGCCTAG
- a CDS encoding acyl-CoA/acyl-ACP dehydrogenase — translation MKDDRVELVERAEAIASKYAEETDRSNLVPAEALEELLRIGVFDARSLGPIGVIEVVRGISRYSPGMAHVVLVHSTSIYTGRLDVADGIVAFSMTEPGGGSDVLANLKTVAEEVDGNRVVINGVKMFTSNAPYAKYFLVLARGREGPALYLAEKDETIEVEVLDLLGLRGTGSSKVVYNNTPGELVGTPGKGLKEALTGINMGRLGYAAIALGIADASLEMAVTSASKKTVFGKRLIEYQGLRWRIAEIAMEREALEALVYSTARLAEETGGVDPYKAAVAKNLGASLAQKATWMATQTLGGRGLARWSRPERLMRDARVLDIGEGSREVLLDFIASRIVKMYS, via the coding sequence GTGAAGGATGATCGAGTAGAACTTGTGGAGAGGGCAGAGGCTATAGCCTCGAAATACGCTGAGGAGACCGATAGGAGCAATCTAGTCCCGGCCGAGGCGCTAGAGGAGCTCCTCAGGATTGGAGTGTTCGACGCCAGGAGCCTTGGGCCTATTGGGGTGATTGAGGTTGTACGTGGTATAAGCAGGTATAGCCCTGGAATGGCTCATGTGGTCCTCGTACACTCCACATCCATCTACACGGGAAGGCTCGACGTTGCAGATGGTATAGTGGCTTTTAGCATGACGGAGCCAGGCGGGGGAAGCGATGTCCTAGCCAACCTGAAGACAGTAGCCGAAGAGGTAGATGGCAATAGGGTGGTCATCAATGGGGTGAAGATGTTCACGAGCAACGCACCCTACGCCAAGTACTTCCTGGTACTAGCCAGGGGGAGGGAGGGACCCGCCCTTTACCTAGCCGAGAAGGACGAGACTATAGAGGTCGAGGTACTCGACCTACTAGGCCTCCGCGGAACAGGGAGTTCGAAAGTCGTATACAACAACACACCCGGGGAACTCGTCGGCACTCCAGGGAAGGGCTTGAAGGAGGCCCTGACCGGTATAAACATGGGCAGGCTGGGCTACGCGGCGATAGCGCTAGGAATAGCCGATGCCTCGCTCGAAATGGCCGTAACAAGCGCCTCGAAAAAGACCGTATTCGGCAAGAGGTTAATCGAGTACCAGGGCTTGAGGTGGAGGATTGCAGAGATCGCTATGGAGCGTGAGGCCCTTGAAGCGCTCGTATATTCCACCGCGAGGCTGGCGGAGGAGACTGGAGGCGTCGATCCCTACAAAGCAGCGGTGGCGAAGAACCTAGGAGCTAGCCTGGCCCAGAAGGCTACATGGATGGCCACACAGACCCTGGGGGGGAGGGGGCTTGCCCGGTGGAGTAGGCCTGAGAGGCTGATGCGCGACGCCCGTGTTTTGGATATAGGAGAGGGGAGCAGAGAGGTGTTGCTTGACTTCATCGCGTCAAGAATAGTCAAGATGTACTCTTAG
- a CDS encoding tyrosine-type recombinase/integrase: MPKITVLPPPRGIKRNRAGEAVEAFLDSLAASGASPKTVKSYRAALKSFLDVVGPDTPVNSLSGDVYTQWLSKLRRSRALSKSTLHYYSIFVRRFLQWLGIVDDIPAVPGDSNTYSHALTWDQVEALLAAASDLRDLAMISLLAESGLRAGELLTLAWSDVDLVKGLVRVKGKYGKERIVLLGPVSREALARLYEAVRPRPYERIFAISYQALYKKLKRLAIKAGLDPSLVRPHVLRHTFATEALRRGMSLPALQRLLGHSDIKVTQRYLHLVTEDIEREYSKAFFGRDGQWMDERQMYFAGYTPRGRARILG; this comes from the coding sequence TTGCCGAAGATAACAGTCCTACCGCCACCACGCGGGATAAAGCGAAATAGGGCGGGTGAAGCGGTTGAGGCGTTTCTAGACTCGTTAGCCGCCAGCGGAGCTTCCCCCAAGACCGTCAAGTCCTATAGGGCCGCCCTTAAGTCGTTCCTAGACGTCGTTGGTCCTGATACGCCAGTCAACAGTCTCAGTGGTGACGTGTACACGCAATGGCTCTCCAAGTTAAGGAGAAGCAGGGCTCTAAGCAAATCCACCCTACACTATTACAGTATATTCGTTAGGAGGTTCCTACAGTGGCTCGGAATAGTAGACGATATACCAGCGGTGCCTGGCGATTCTAACACTTACTCCCACGCCTTAACGTGGGACCAGGTAGAGGCTCTACTGGCCGCTGCATCCGACCTCAGGGACCTGGCTATGATCTCTCTCCTAGCAGAATCCGGGCTCAGAGCTGGTGAACTCCTAACACTTGCATGGAGCGATGTAGATCTCGTTAAGGGCCTGGTCCGCGTCAAAGGAAAGTATGGTAAGGAAAGGATCGTCCTCTTGGGCCCTGTCTCCAGGGAGGCCCTGGCTAGGCTATACGAGGCTGTTAGACCGCGTCCCTATGAGAGGATCTTTGCAATATCCTACCAGGCCCTCTACAAGAAGCTCAAAAGGCTAGCCATCAAAGCAGGCCTCGACCCCAGCCTAGTTAGGCCCCACGTGCTAAGGCACACCTTTGCTACAGAGGCCCTTAGACGGGGAATGAGCCTACCTGCTCTACAAAGGCTACTCGGGCACTCCGACATCAAGGTTACCCAGAGGTACCTACATCTCGTGACCGAGGACATAGAGAGGGAGTATTCAAAGGCGTTCTTCGGAAGAGACGGACAGTGGATGGATGAACGCCAGATGTACTTCGCGGGCTACACTCCTAGGGGGAGAGCCCGCATACTAGGTTAG
- a CDS encoding class I SAM-dependent methyltransferase, translated as MAKELDWRGLVSDIELLAVAGCYEKVNKIMSLGLVNKLRRKAARLVASDDGFYADIGAGPGTSASIIIEELTGGSVLALVDPSIEMLAVSLNRVRDPRVVRLGGLFESLPFSDSSVDGITAMFSYRDAVDYHKALDEMARVLKPDGRLAILDFYRYENRLMHGLIKLYILVMVPIALAISLCPTYLKTYRSFLASIDRMLTRSALLGALRARFKEAKVYSMAPGVAIFYARGPRIG; from the coding sequence ATGGCGAAGGAACTAGACTGGAGGGGACTAGTCAGCGATATAGAACTGCTGGCTGTCGCTGGGTGCTACGAGAAGGTTAACAAGATAATGAGCTTGGGACTCGTCAACAAACTGAGGAGAAAGGCGGCCAGGCTAGTGGCGAGCGACGATGGTTTCTACGCCGACATAGGTGCTGGACCCGGTACCTCTGCCTCAATAATTATAGAGGAGTTAACAGGCGGCTCTGTCCTAGCCCTGGTCGACCCCTCTATCGAGATGCTAGCTGTATCCCTTAACCGTGTGAGGGACCCTCGCGTTGTGAGGCTCGGAGGTCTCTTCGAGTCGCTTCCCTTCAGTGACTCAAGCGTGGATGGCATAACGGCTATGTTCTCCTATAGAGACGCCGTAGACTATCATAAAGCGTTGGACGAGATGGCCCGTGTCTTAAAACCCGATGGGAGGCTCGCCATTTTAGACTTCTACCGCTACGAGAACAGGCTTATGCATGGCTTGATTAAGCTCTACATACTGGTAATGGTGCCTATAGCACTGGCCATATCCCTTTGCCCGACATACCTTAAAACCTACAGAAGCTTCCTGGCGAGCATAGATAGGATGTTGACCCGTAGCGCCCTGTTAGGAGCGCTCAGGGCCAGGTTCAAAGAAGCGAAGGTGTATTCTATGGCGCCAGGCGTTGCGATATTCTACGCTAGGGGGCCGAGAATTGGATAA
- the sfsA gene encoding DNA/RNA nuclease SfsA, which produces MDKVILYEVDVIDCVFKRRLNRFVGEISINGKRTLAHITNTGRLTEYLVEDKKCKATRINGRRLKYRIVAVKDKDAYALIDTRLQSRAFEEAIGGSLLCFLKGCRVVAREPRVSEGRFDYLLDCPQGRVLVETKSAVLRGPRDEAMYPDCPTDRGVRHVRLLRELASRGARVAVIFTAAFPGARCFKPYKEGDPRLYQALSEALRDGVPVHAYSIYMTGSGQVALDNPCLPLCREWLEEARGV; this is translated from the coding sequence TTGGATAAAGTCATACTCTATGAGGTAGACGTTATAGATTGCGTGTTTAAAAGGCGTTTGAATAGATTCGTGGGAGAGATATCAATTAACGGGAAGAGAACGCTAGCCCATATAACAAACACTGGGAGGCTAACGGAGTACCTAGTCGAGGATAAGAAGTGTAAAGCTACACGAATAAATGGGAGGAGGCTAAAGTACAGGATCGTAGCCGTGAAAGACAAGGACGCCTATGCCTTGATAGATACCAGGCTACAATCCCGAGCCTTTGAGGAAGCCATTGGAGGGTCCCTTCTATGCTTCTTAAAGGGGTGTAGGGTGGTTGCACGGGAGCCTAGAGTCTCTGAGGGCAGGTTCGACTATCTCCTAGATTGTCCTCAGGGCAGGGTCCTAGTGGAGACTAAGAGCGCAGTGCTTAGAGGTCCTAGGGACGAGGCAATGTACCCGGACTGCCCCACTGATAGGGGTGTTAGACATGTCCGGCTCCTTAGGGAACTAGCTAGTAGGGGTGCTAGGGTTGCTGTGATATTCACTGCCGCGTTTCCAGGGGCCAGGTGTTTTAAACCATACAAGGAGGGGGACCCCCGCCTCTATCAGGCACTCTCCGAGGCACTCAGAGACGGCGTGCCCGTTCACGCCTATTCCATATACATGACTGGGAGCGGCCAGGTGGCACTGGACAATCCATGTCTTCCCCTTTGCAGGGAATGGCTTGAGGAAGCCAGAGGAGTCTAG